The region CAGCACAACAAAATCAGAACATAACCATTAACATCAGTAACATAAACAACAAATGGACAGTAATGAATATACCCTTGGGTATGTGTTCAGAGAGAGGTCAGCCGTgctgtgggagtgggggtgagaggggagctttgggggttagggggtgaGCGGTGCTGTTGGGGTAGCGGTGGGGGTGAGGTTGACAGTGCTTTGGGGGTtaggggcgggggtgggcggagctttgggggttaggggcaggggtgggcggAGCTTTGGGGTTAGGGGCAGGGTAATGAGCAGTAGTGGGCGGTACTCACGGCGGAGGCGGAGTCTTTGCTCTCACACAGCGCTCTCTCCACGTCGCTCAGGCTCACCAGCTTCCCGCCCTTCCTCTTCCCGCCCGGGACCGCGTCCTTCGCCTTTTTGGGCTTGGCTTTCTGAGCGCCTGTCCCCACCTCGTACAGGGGACACAGCACCTgagcgtgtacacacacacacacacacacacacacacacatcagtcaGACTCAAACCCGACAGGCTGCACACGGGCTGTAGATCGGACAGGCTCTATCGGACCCGGGCGGTACCTCCAGCAGCGAGTCCGGGGCGTTCTTCTTCAGGAAGGTTCTGGCCGCGCTCTCTCTCCAGGCCTGCACCTCGGACACCAGGGCCTCCAGCCGGGGCAGGGGGCTCAGCTGCACCGGGATGGGCCGCGCCCGCGAAACCAGGTCACAGAGCGCGTCCAGCACCGGGATCCGACCGCCCAGCTGGAGCacgacagagaaacagacacacagacacacacacacacacacactcattatcaGACATTCATTTTCCTTCCGAAGCCTTTCTGGTTGAGCCGACCCTGTGAATTCATTCTCAATCTCAAAATGTTCCAGAGACCACAAGGGCGTTGCCTGGCAGTAGCATATCACATTTGAGAGTGGTGGCCTTAAACTCCAAACCTGCTTATGAGGTTGACATCCTGCAGAGGAttagtcacgcacacacacatacacacgctacATGCTTCTGTAACATGTGAAGCCTTTGGGAAGAgaggtgacctctgacctgcagTGACTCCGCCTCCTGCAGCCACTCCTGGGCCTTGGTGACTGCGTCTCTCAGCAGCAGGCAGGTGGGCAGGTAAGCGGGGATAGACTCCGCCTCCTGAAGGGCGGCCGTCAGCGTCTCCACAGAGAGGCGGGgcctgagggggagagagcggcgCTACCGTTAGCACACCAGAGCACTGGAGCACACCCTCACCAGGGGCAACTTACAGCAGGCAGGGGCAACTTACAGCAGGCAGGGGGCATTACCAGAGCCTGAGGTAACAGTCAGTGGCAACACTCACAACAACACTAAATGTAGCTGTGAGACTCTGTGTTTAATGTGGTCAAGTTCACACTCAGTATGGGTCTGGAAGAACACAACTACTACAGCAGTTCTGCTAGAAGCAGGCAGTGAGAGAACTAGTTTAGTCTGGCTGCTATGCACCCGAGTacggctgtgtgtgcatgaacgGCCTCAGTCAGCAGGACGGTGTGAAACTGCTTCCTGCCGTAATTCCCCATCAGTACTGAGGTCTAAAGTGAGCTCTGTGCCGCTGAGCATCCTGGTTCAGTTTGAGCAGCGGCTCTGAACGCCCGGCtcacaggtgagctcacctggCCTTGAGCAGGTCGCGGGCGCGGTCCTCCCAGTGCTCGGACACGGTGAGCAGCTCCTGCAGCCGCGCCATGGCGCGCTCcacggaggggtggggggcaaggCCGACGCCCTGGTCGATGAGCCGGCGCATGGTGTCCAGGCCCAGGGTGTGGGGCCTGCCGCCCGCCTGCCGCACCTGCTGGAGCCAGCGGGCCTGGGCCAGCCTCTCCCGCAGCAGCGGCAGCTCCGGCAGCTCCACGTCCAGCTGGAAGCTCACGTCCAGCAGGCCCTGGAGCTCCGCCGGGCTGGGGGCCTCCTCCGCCAGGACCTTCTCGCTGTGCTGCCGGAAGTCCTCCACACGGCCCAGCAGCTCCTGAGGAGCGGACAGATTTACGTTACAGtacagttacattacagtacagttacattacagtacattacagttacattacagtacagttacattacagttgcgtctcatccgaaagactgcatctcctacagcacagtgtccccatcaccgCACTGGGGCATTGGCCTTTCTGGCCTTTAGCCATCCGGAAGCCCCAACCCAATAGCTCCCAAAGTCCCATGGGTCATAAAATGATCAATGtactgtggttgtgtgtgcagcTCTTGTTTTCTCTGGTGtgtgaaatgcacacaaacacccaaacCCACCCAGGCTTGCAttctattacattacaggcatttagcagacgctcttatccagagcaacttacacttttttacattttttcacttgttttacttaactttttacatagcatttacatagcatccatttatacagctggttatatactgaagcagtgcaggttaagtacctttagctcaagggtacaacggcactGTCCTACCCGGAAAAtgaacctttaggttacaagaccagttccttaccagTTATACTACCCTGTCGCCCGCAAGCATGCATCAGTGCCGATTCcctcagggggcggggctcccctTTCACAAACCTGATGTGGGCAATTCTACCGTAACCGACGTTACAAATGCAGGATGTTTGTGTGGTAAAGTCCAATACAGCCACATAACAGAGACTGACTGGGATATTTCCTCTGGATGgttataaacacatttatcaGTCCCTGTTATGTGGCTGTATTGGACTTTACCAAGCGAATGTTCATCAGTTTTCATTGCAGTTACTGTGGAATTGCCCacacctgctctctctttcaACCCCTGACCTTTATCCACAACTGTCTGAAACATTTTCGCTTGATTCTAAGGCCCAGAAGTTGCTAATCATCTATTTTGAAATGCAAGGGAAAGAAGATGGCGGGGGTGCGTCGGCACGGTAACCCCCGACGGTCCCGGGTACCTTGAGCGGGGGGGCCTGCCGGATGGAGCAGGGCAGGTTGTACAGCTGCCTGACGAAAGACCGGAGCTCCTCAGCCGTGAGCTGGCTCTGGGACGTCCCCCCGCCACAGCGGGACCTGAGAGACACTTCCTGTTAGCaaacgcatcacttcctgtgcacGGAGATTCGCCTGCTGAGCCAATACTAGAACAGCATACTTCACATAACTGCTTTTGCCATTAGCTTTGTATCACAAGCTTAGCTGGATTACATTCataatggggggaaaaaggatCATGTGACTATGATGACTTTTGTGCCTATCGGCACAGTGCAAACAGCACGTTTGCAACAGGGATGCAACACAATATCTGGGTCACAGTGGTATAGGCAGATAAAAGCTTAAAACAAACGTTTGGCTGTCGGCCTGATGTTAAGATTATGGTGAATATGATGACGCGTGTCAAGTGAAAATGTCAAGCTCAAAAAGTAGCCAAGctcacaaacaaagcaaaacaaactcCTCAGCTCTCTAGACTCTCAAtattttgtggggaaaaaaaatcaggtgACATCTGTGCTTCTGTTCAGTCAAAGTCATTTTCCTTGCAGTATAATATCTTACCATAGACACTCTCAGAGTGGCCATCATTGAGATCAAGCAAAAACATGCACTTTGGTCATAAATGGACTGGCCCAGCATCGAAGCACTACGACAGACGCCAAAGCGCCGGTCCGCGCGCTCACCTGGTCTGCCTCTTCCCGTTGAGCAGTTGCTGGGCGACAGAGGCGCACTTCTCCGCGTCCTGCGTAACCAGGCGCAGGTGGCGCAGCAGGTCGTTGTCGGGGAACGCCTTGGCCTCCGACTCCTGGATCAGCGCGCGGAACTCCGCCAGACCTGTGCGTGGAGAAGGGTCAGagtttcacttcctgtgcaTGGAGAAGGGTCAGAGTTTCACTTCCTGTGCGTGGAGAACAGCAATCAACCAGAATAACCTGTGCCAACAGGGACTAACCAGAGTAATGCTGAAGGgttcaacagcagtgtcctacctgggaattgaacctgtgacctttaggtctACACTGCTGGCTGATTTGGACATGGCCTTGGCCTTTACAACATACTAAATGTCACATGACCGGGATTTTGGGTTCAGGGGCTTGAACAGGAGGAATGGTTTGATCGCtcactttttttcttgtccAGTTTCGCCTCCAGGATCTCGGTCACGAGAGAAGCCCATTCGTCGTAGGATTCTGCGCGCAGGCAAATGGCGTTCATCATGGGGTACAGGTCATCCAGTGTAAACCGATAGCTAAGGGGGAGAAGGGGTGTTGTTAAAAACAAGATAAGTTCCTTTCACATGAATAAACAGTGACCACCTAGAAATCACCAACTCTAGACAGTGGGGCAACAAAACCCTGGTTCCAGGCTTTTGGCTAAAATGACTACCTGGTTCAGCATATCCATAGCTACCCTGTGTAGCATATCCATGGCTACCTAGTTCAGCGTATCCATGGCTACCCTGTGCAGCATATCCATGGCTACCTAGTTCAGCGTATCCATGGCTACCCTGTGCAGCATATCCATGGCTACCCAGTTCAGCGTATCCATGGCTACCCTGTGCAGCATATCCATGGCTACCTAGTCGGATTCGGAGGAGCCGAATTCAAGGCGGGACCGGACGGAGGCGGCGGGACTCACTGCAGGGTGTATTCCGTGACGGGACAGGGGCACAGGTCCTGGACGTGGTGCAGGCAGACCATCACACCGGGGCTGCAGGGACAGGTGAGAGCGGACAGGTAGCAGGTGGTCCTGCAGCGAGCACACTGCCGATCCTCGTCTGGCAGGAGATCGTATTCCACCCGCTGGCTCCGCGCCACgccctgggagggggggggtacacaAAGGAGAggggattaaaaataaaacaggagcTTCACCGAGGGACTGCATCCAGACGCAACACGATCGCTCGCGTTTGTTTGTCTCGGATACCACCGCCCCAAACGAGGACACCCCAAACGCAGGCAACGCCCAAATCTGATCTAAAACGAGATTAAAGCACAGAGCAAATGCTTCTGTAAGTCAGAGCCTACAGCAGTAACCTCGTGCTGAAATAACAACCTccatgtgtgtacatacaggTAACAATGCCTGCATGTGCTTACATTCACTGCACCAATCTTTCAACTGAGAGTAGTATAACAACTAAAGCTTCAATTTCATTATGCACTTCAGATATATATCATCTTAGTAACCAAAGAAACCGGGTTTCCCACTCGATTAAagtgttttggggggaaatggTAACCACCCCCACCGGATTCACTGGCTTGCACCTCCCTCAGATTTGGCTCTGAAAGCTCCCAGACAGCTGCTATAGGAACCAATACGTTTCTGTCATTTCAGGACATGAGGAATATTGAATGGGGGTTTATGGGAAACGTAGTGTTTCATCAGGCAGAGCGATCAGGGCTGGCCTATCAGGGCCCCGTGAGTGAGTTGTGGAGgagagaccagcagggggcgctcaccAGCTTGCGCACTTGGTCCCGCAGCTCCTTCTCCTCGCGGATCATGACGGCCATGTCCTTCTGCACCGCGGACGCCAGTACCACGTCCAGCGAGTCGGCCTTGGCTGCCATCTTGCAGATGAGCTCGTCGTGGGAGAAGACGCAGTACCTGTTCAGCCTACGGTAGTGATCCACACACTGCCGGCCCAGAGGCATCTGAGAAAACCACAGAACAAGAGTCACCCGCAGCAGAAAACCACAGAACAAGAGTCTCCCGCAGCAGAAAACCACAGAGCAAGAGTCTCCCACAGCAGAAAACCATAGAACAAGAGTCTTCCTCAGCAGGCCATGACATCATCTTCTGTTTGTCTTCATTTACAACGTGTACTCGCTTAACCCTTATTCAGAGCACTTTAAAACAGCTACCGGTCTATTTACGGTCATTTTAATCCTTCTCCAAATTCTAGTCcgttttaaactttattttttttgcaacaaatTGTGTGTTTCTCCCAAGCCAGAATCGGACCAAGCCACTCACCCAGTCCACAGTGCAGAAGTTCACTGCCTCAGCAAAATTGAAGCCCTGGTTGAACCCGCTGTGATAGGCTCGAGGGAAGGTGATGACAAACTCTCCTGCGCACTGATTGGTCCGATAAATCTGGAAGGGGGCGAGGGGTTGTTTCCAGATAGATGGAAGAGGGGGATAATGACAACAACAGAATTATTAATAAAACTCTGCAACACATCAAGCCCAACAGAAATGCCAAAGCTGAATATTCACTAAGCAGTCCCCGAAATACAGGGGATGTACAGTTGTTGATACATGGCACAGGCACTCAACGGCCTAAAAAGGTCATCTGGCAAATGCCCACATTGAAACAGGGCGTCGCCATGACTCCACAACAAAACGTTAATATTTCAGATGGCGTGAACGCAGCAGCGAAAGCGGAGTTGCCATGGCGAATCTGGCGGCGCGGGATGGGCGGGGTCACGCACCGGCACGCCATGGGCCATGAGGGTGTTGGGGTTCATGATGGTGACCAGCTGGTGCAGCAGGTCGGGCTGAGCGAGGAAGAGCTCGGGTGCTAGCTTCTTCATCACCTCCTCCAGCCGATCAGCTGCGTAGCCCGGAGCGCCGTACCACGTCTTCGGCTCCCCCCTGTGGACGGAAGAAAACATTACagattcaatttttttatttaggtaaaaagaaaatctgaCTGTTTCAAACTTCACTTGCAGCAAGCTGCATTTTTGAAAGCAAAATCGATTTTAAAAGTGAGACCTGGTCAAACGGAGCAGCAATATTTACACACGCACGTGTAACAATGTGATAACACACGCAACATATTTCCATTTAATGACTCTCTGGTACCACACcacaaaaaactcaaaactgaCAGAATAGGGGGCAACATTAAAGTTTAGGGGTAACGTTAGAGTCTACAGGTGTTTAGGGACACTAGtgttcagattcagattctttGTGGCAGCCAGCAGAGCTTTGCGGCGCTTTATGGCACAGCCGGGCCACCGTACCAGTGCAGGTAGTTGATGGAGTAGCTCCAGTGGTCCTCGATGTGCcagcagaaggaggagaagCACATGCCCACGTAGAGCCAGGGCAGCTTCATGCCGCAGATGCTGGCTGACACGTGCGTCAGCACCGAGGCGTCCATCACCGGCATGTTGTTCAGGTTCCACCCGCTGCTCAGGTACGCCTGTGGAACCCGGAGAACCCAGAGAACCCGCTCACGACCGGCCGCCCAGACAACGCGAAAACAAAACGCTCTCACAGCGTTACGGGAATGTTCTCTCAGTGTTACAAACACCGCCACCACAcggcagcagcacagtgagcaCGCTTTCTGTGAGCGTTCAGCCATTTCTATTATGTAgtagaaacacacatgcatgtagaGAGGAAGGCGTCTGATTGGGCATCCTCAGTACTAATGAAAAAGCACTGATGTAACTGCCACTGGCTTGCTGTGACCACACTTTcctgcatttcatttcacagtaTTTCTGGCCTGACCACAGTGTGCGATCACTTTCAGTATTTggggaccccccctccccagtcacccccccccctccacagacaccccccctcacctcgTCCTCAGGAGCCACTTTGAACCTCCCGTTCCTGATGGGGAAGCCACTGCCAAAATCCCGCGAAGCGATGTCAGCGCCATACTCCACCGTGACGTCTTCTTCTATGGTACCCACCAGGCGCCAGAACTCCTTCTCAACAAGCTCCGTAGGAACCATCTGACAGAGAGAAGAGtgagcgtacacacacacgcatgcacacgcacatgcacacacacgcacatacacacacgcacacgcacgcacacacatacgtacacgcacgcacatgcacacgcacacgtacacgtacacacacacgcacacacacgcacacacacagaaacaatgtGTCAGAATTCAGAACTACCCAAGATAAAGCTTTCAAAATTTGCGCACAACTAGATTTTAGCACTTCCATATTGCACTGTGGGCGATACTCACGTGCACCGGCATGTTGAAGTAATCGGATTTGAAGGAGTCGGCCATGTCCCCAAACGTGCGCAGAGTGTAGTCTCTGTACGCCTGCTCAAAGCCGAAGGCCTCCGCCTTCTTACTGCACTCCTGTtctcagagaggagagaaatgcTCCATTATTCCCATCATATTCGGAAAACCTCCAGATATGACATGGCCTGTGTAAACACCTTATTCTGAAAAGCAAAACCTG is a window of Anguilla anguilla isolate fAngAng1 chromosome 13, fAngAng1.pri, whole genome shotgun sequence DNA encoding:
- the kdm5ba gene encoding lysine (K)-specific demethylase 5Ba, translating into MTQPRPEEFIPPPECPVFEPTWEEFSDPFAFINKIRPIAEKTGICKVRPPPDWQPPFACDVDRLHFTPRIQRLNELEAQTRVKLNFLDQIAKFWELQGCTLKIPHVERKILDLYRLNKLVAEEGGFHTVCQERRWTKIASSLGFAPGKAVGSHLRAHYERILYPYSLFQAGESLHAQKATLSSHERDQEYRPHALSQRQAAEPGDTCCPARRAQRMGGQGRCVKQEPCANRPNLRRRMGSLVAKPEPETSSPVLVKQEVPEPKERASKTDRGRAQSQRSSPTLNIVDLYVCQVCGSGNEEDRLLLCDGCDDSYHTFCLIPPLSDVPKGDWRCPKCLAQECSKKAEAFGFEQAYRDYTLRTFGDMADSFKSDYFNMPVHMVPTELVEKEFWRLVGTIEEDVTVEYGADIASRDFGSGFPIRNGRFKVAPEDEAYLSSGWNLNNMPVMDASVLTHVSASICGMKLPWLYVGMCFSSFCWHIEDHWSYSINYLHWGEPKTWYGAPGYAADRLEEVMKKLAPELFLAQPDLLHQLVTIMNPNTLMAHGVPIYRTNQCAGEFVITFPRAYHSGFNQGFNFAEAVNFCTVDWMPLGRQCVDHYRRLNRYCVFSHDELICKMAAKADSLDVVLASAVQKDMAVMIREEKELRDQVRKLGVARSQRVEYDLLPDEDRQCARCRTTCYLSALTCPCSPGVMVCLHHVQDLCPCPVTEYTLHYRFTLDDLYPMMNAICLRAESYDEWASLVTEILEAKLDKKKSLAEFRALIQESEAKAFPDNDLLRHLRLVTQDAEKCASVAQQLLNGKRQTRSRCGGGTSQSQLTAEELRSFVRQLYNLPCSIRQAPPLKELLGRVEDFRQHSEKVLAEEAPSPAELQGLLDVSFQLDVELPELPLLRERLAQARWLQQVRQAGGRPHTLGLDTMRRLIDQGVGLAPHPSVERAMARLQELLTVSEHWEDRARDLLKARPRLSVETLTAALQEAESIPAYLPTCLLLRDAVTKAQEWLQEAESLQLGGRIPVLDALCDLVSRARPIPVQLSPLPRLEALVSEVQAWRESAARTFLKKNAPDSLLEVLCPLYEVGTGAQKAKPKKAKDAVPGGKRKGGKLVSLSDVERALCESKDSASAMATLAEVRLKEMEAMLSLRTANEAKLALAAGGVACGVCVCQGAPAGAMRQCELCRDAFHRGCVAEAAGGAEPRADGGKAWLCPRCRRSERPPLDRLLPLLASLQRLRVHLPEGDALRYLIERTAHWQQRLQQASASWKLPVAPERSAAHRWPGYAKAKSCPRAASCPPQEWSGTDRPHTAFYMEQRCIPLEGLNPELEELMVEGLLLQVSLPEIPQLHHILLNRPHKQRHSSQGTSSSQNRDGTTREAVNGTDRKAKRRLERESRDGGQGGQGGHGGHGGGARKAQKKAKLNKEKSRDDRSAPASSCPAPCPAPCPAPCPAPSLSPSPSLLSEDSDEDIELCPAEFCLQPEGDEVDWVQCDGSCNLWFHQVCVGVSAEQAEEEDYVCATCMRQQTSRR